From the Sphingomonas suaedae genome, one window contains:
- the scpB gene encoding SMC-Scp complex subunit ScpB, translating to MKAPDETMRAIEAVLFASENPLTVAEIRAYVGEEADIPAALAALAADYAGRGVELVERGGRWHFQTAADLANFLRRDREDSRKLSRAGIETLAIIAYHEPVTRAEIEAIRGVQISKGTLDVLMEAGWIRPAGRREVPGRPLLYATTAEFLTHFGLASRRDLPGIDDLRAAGLLDPVDLAFEAAHSGGEAVVTDDEDD from the coding sequence ATGAAGGCGCCCGACGAGACGATGCGCGCGATCGAGGCGGTGCTGTTCGCGTCCGAAAACCCGCTCACGGTCGCGGAGATTCGCGCCTATGTGGGTGAGGAGGCGGATATTCCCGCCGCGCTCGCGGCGCTGGCGGCCGACTATGCCGGGCGCGGGGTCGAGCTGGTCGAGCGGGGCGGGCGCTGGCATTTCCAGACCGCCGCCGATCTCGCCAATTTCCTGCGCCGCGACCGCGAGGACAGCCGCAAGCTCAGCCGCGCGGGGATCGAGACGCTGGCGATCATCGCCTATCACGAGCCGGTGACCCGCGCGGAGATCGAGGCGATTCGCGGCGTGCAGATTTCCAAGGGCACGCTCGACGTGCTGATGGAGGCGGGGTGGATTCGCCCCGCGGGGCGCCGCGAAGTGCCGGGGCGCCCTCTGCTCTATGCCACCACGGCGGAGTTTTTGACCCATTTCGGCCTCGCCAGCCGCCGCGACCTGCCCGGAATCGACGATCTGCGTGCTGCCGGGCTGCTCGATCCGGTCGATCTTGCGTTCGAAG
- a CDS encoding segregation and condensation protein A: protein MTDPQPLTIDIDGWEGPLDLLLALARNQKVDLRQLSILQLVDQYLNYVNGAQELKLELAADYLVMAAWLAYLKSALLLPRDPEETPSPEDLALRLQLRLERLSAMREAGARLVARDRMGRDVFVRGAPEGLKTVRKSRWQAEIYDLIAAYGQISARTRPVMHIVAVRPVMTLEEAIQRVSELVGQRIDWTTIESFLPDGASGLYRKSALASSFVAALELARQGRVELKQKSAFAPLYLKAAEA, encoded by the coding sequence GTGACCGACCCCCAGCCCCTCACCATCGATATCGACGGCTGGGAAGGGCCGCTCGACCTGTTGCTCGCGCTGGCCCGTAACCAGAAGGTCGATCTGCGCCAGCTTTCGATCCTTCAACTGGTCGATCAGTATCTCAACTATGTAAACGGCGCGCAGGAGTTGAAGCTCGAACTCGCGGCGGATTATCTGGTGATGGCGGCGTGGCTCGCCTATCTCAAATCGGCGCTGCTGCTGCCCCGCGATCCCGAGGAAACGCCCAGTCCCGAAGACCTCGCCTTGCGGCTGCAATTGCGGCTGGAGCGGCTGAGCGCGATGCGCGAGGCGGGCGCGCGGCTGGTGGCGCGCGACAGGATGGGGCGCGACGTGTTCGTGCGCGGCGCGCCTGAGGGGCTGAAGACCGTCCGCAAATCGCGCTGGCAGGCGGAAATCTATGACCTGATCGCTGCCTATGGTCAGATCAGTGCGCGGACGCGGCCGGTGATGCACATTGTCGCGGTGCGCCCGGTGATGACGCTGGAGGAAGCGATCCAGCGCGTGTCCGAACTGGTCGGGCAGCGGATCGACTGGACGACGATCGAAAGCTTCCTGCCCGATGGCGCTAGCGGCTTGTACCGCAAGTCGGCGCTCGCCAGTTCGTTTGTGGCCGCCCTCGAGCTCGCCCGGCAGGGCAGGGTGGAATTGAAGCAGAAATCGGCCTTTGCGCCGCTCTACCTCAAGGCGGCCGAGGCATGA
- the nagZ gene encoding beta-N-acetylhexosaminidase, with the protein MKPVIFGLSGPVLTADEAAFFRDADPLGYILFGRNCVDRAQMRALTDSLRELSGRDDVPILIDQEGGRVARMAPPEWPAFPAGPAFDVLYERAPSSAIEASRANGHALALMLAEVGVTVNCAPLLDVRQPETTPAVGGRTFGSDPMRVAALGRAMLDGMARGGVVGVVKHMPGHGRGVVDSHYELPVVRASDAELESDIEPFRTLRDAPMGMTCHVVFEAWDAEHPATLSPTVIREVIRGRIGFDGLLMTDDIDMKALSGTAGEKAAQAIAAGCDVALDCWARMDEMEEIVGRLSDAPPVTLARLERAMASVRPEEAEIEELVAKREALLGLV; encoded by the coding sequence ATGAAGCCCGTCATTTTCGGCCTGTCCGGCCCCGTCCTTACCGCCGATGAAGCCGCGTTCTTCCGCGATGCGGACCCGCTCGGCTATATCCTGTTCGGCCGCAACTGTGTCGATCGGGCGCAGATGCGCGCGCTGACCGACAGTCTGCGCGAGCTCTCCGGGCGCGACGACGTGCCGATCCTGATCGATCAGGAGGGCGGGCGCGTCGCGCGGATGGCGCCGCCGGAATGGCCCGCTTTCCCTGCCGGGCCGGCATTCGACGTATTGTATGAGCGCGCGCCCTCCTCGGCGATCGAAGCGTCGCGGGCGAACGGCCATGCGCTGGCGCTGATGCTGGCGGAGGTGGGCGTCACGGTGAACTGCGCGCCGTTGCTCGACGTGCGGCAGCCCGAGACGACGCCTGCGGTCGGCGGGCGGACCTTTGGCAGCGATCCGATGCGGGTCGCCGCTCTGGGCCGGGCGATGCTCGACGGCATGGCGCGCGGCGGGGTGGTCGGTGTGGTCAAGCATATGCCGGGGCATGGGCGCGGCGTGGTCGACAGCCATTATGAGCTGCCCGTGGTGCGCGCATCGGATGCCGAGCTGGAAAGCGATATCGAGCCGTTCCGCACGCTCAGGGACGCGCCGATGGGCATGACGTGTCACGTGGTGTTCGAGGCATGGGATGCCGAGCATCCGGCAACGCTCTCTCCCACCGTGATCCGCGAGGTGATCCGCGGGCGCATCGGGTTCGACGGACTGTTGATGACCGACGATATCGACATGAAGGCGCTGTCGGGCACGGCGGGGGAAAAGGCGGCGCAGGCGATCGCCGCAGGGTGCGACGTCGCGCTCGATTGCTGGGCGCGGATGGACGAGATGGAGGAGATTGTCGGGCGTCTCAGCGATGCGCCACCGGTGACGCTGGCGCGGCTGGAGCGGGCGATGGCCAGCGTGCGGCCGGAAGAAGCGGAGATCGAGGAACTGGTTGCCAAGCGGGAGGCGCTGCTTGGGTTGGTCTAA
- a CDS encoding SPOR domain-containing protein — protein MNAGEDYGEDRLPWLETVEDDYQEGTSWLRIVLLVLVGLAIIAAAIFGWWWYQRTAGGEGTGALINAQEGDYKVKPDNPGGMKVEGEGDAVFAASEGATTNGSVDVSAVPEAPVDGKAAPKASPKAVSGSSRVTAPVPTPGVEKAAAPTQRAPGPSAGSATIQLGSFPDAAGANTAWARLSKRFDYLAPLGKLVEKAEVNGRTVYRLRVNAGSNGQARELCGRLKAAGEACFLAGG, from the coding sequence ATGAACGCTGGCGAAGACTATGGAGAGGACCGGCTTCCCTGGCTGGAGACGGTCGAGGATGATTATCAGGAAGGCACCTCGTGGTTGCGCATCGTGCTGCTGGTGCTGGTCGGGCTGGCGATCATCGCCGCGGCGATCTTTGGCTGGTGGTGGTATCAGCGCACCGCGGGCGGCGAGGGCACCGGTGCGCTGATCAACGCGCAGGAGGGCGACTATAAGGTCAAGCCCGACAATCCCGGGGGCATGAAGGTCGAGGGCGAGGGCGACGCCGTCTTTGCCGCGAGCGAGGGCGCGACCACCAACGGGTCGGTCGATGTCTCCGCCGTGCCGGAGGCGCCGGTCGACGGCAAGGCCGCCCCCAAGGCGAGTCCGAAGGCGGTCAGCGGATCGAGCCGGGTGACCGCGCCGGTGCCGACACCGGGCGTGGAGAAGGCGGCGGCGCCGACGCAAAGGGCACCCGGGCCTTCGGCGGGGAGCGCGACGATCCAGCTCGGCTCCTTCCCCGACGCGGCGGGGGCGAACACGGCGTGGGCGCGGCTGTCGAAGCGGTTCGACTATCTCGCGCCGCTCGGCAAATTGGTCGAGAAGGCCGAGGTGAACGGGCGGACGGTGTACCGGCTGCGCGTCAATGCGGGCAGCAACGGCCAGGCACGGGAATTGTGCGGGCGGCTCAAGGCGGCTGGTGAGGCGTGCTTCCTGGCCGGGGGGTGA
- the argS gene encoding arginine--tRNA ligase, whose amino-acid sequence MTLYTRFAAHLDAALDALVASGALPAGLERRAVTVEPPRDTTHGDLATNAAMVLAKPAGTNPRALAEKIAAELEKLDEVSAVSVAGPGFINLTLTDATWRGELAAIETVGDAYGRSQTGAGVTVNIEYVSANPTGPMHMGHCRGAVVGDALASLLEAVGHTVIREYYVNDAGGQVDVLARSGHLRYREALGETIEIPEGLYPGEYLKPVGERLAAEHGDAFVGKDESAWLALFRKEAVADMLAMIRSDLALLGIHHDLFSSEAELQAAGKPEEAEAWLRARDLIYDGVLEAPKGELPDDWEPVELPLFRSTRFGDDQDRPIRKSNGAWTYFGADMAYHFQKAQSADQLIDIWGADHAGTVKRIVAAVTALTEGKTRFDVKLVQMVRLLRAGEPVKMSKRSGNFVTLADVVNEVGKDVVRFTMLTRKADAQMDFDFAKVVEASKDNPVFYVQYAHARVASLHRKAAEAGMDVSGEADLSLLDTRELALVKLAAQFPRVVEGAAAAREPHRIAFYLYDLAAEFHALWNMGNDDPGRRFLLADNVPVTRARLFLADAIGQVIRNGLKMMGVEAVQELS is encoded by the coding sequence ATGACGCTCTATACCCGTTTCGCTGCCCATCTCGACGCCGCGCTGGATGCCCTGGTCGCATCCGGCGCTCTTCCGGCGGGGCTGGAGCGACGCGCGGTGACCGTCGAGCCACCGCGCGACACGACGCATGGCGATCTGGCGACCAACGCCGCGATGGTGCTCGCGAAGCCCGCGGGCACCAATCCACGCGCGCTGGCGGAGAAGATCGCGGCCGAGCTGGAGAAGCTGGACGAGGTTTCGGCGGTGTCGGTCGCCGGACCGGGGTTCATCAACCTGACGCTGACCGACGCCACCTGGCGCGGTGAGCTTGCGGCCATCGAGACGGTCGGCGATGCCTATGGCCGGTCGCAGACGGGCGCGGGCGTCACGGTGAACATCGAATATGTCTCCGCCAACCCGACGGGTCCGATGCATATGGGCCATTGCCGCGGCGCGGTGGTGGGCGATGCGCTCGCCAGCCTGCTCGAAGCGGTCGGTCACACGGTGATCCGCGAATATTATGTCAATGACGCGGGCGGACAGGTCGATGTCCTCGCCCGCTCGGGGCACTTGCGCTACCGCGAGGCGCTGGGCGAGACGATCGAGATCCCCGAAGGGCTGTATCCGGGCGAGTATCTCAAGCCTGTCGGCGAGCGGCTTGCCGCCGAGCATGGCGACGCATTCGTCGGCAAGGACGAGAGCGCGTGGCTGGCGCTGTTCCGCAAGGAAGCGGTTGCCGACATGTTGGCGATGATCCGCAGCGACCTCGCGCTGCTCGGCATCCATCACGACCTGTTCTCGTCCGAGGCGGAGTTGCAGGCCGCTGGCAAGCCCGAAGAGGCCGAGGCGTGGCTGCGCGCGCGCGATCTGATCTATGACGGCGTGCTCGAGGCGCCCAAGGGCGAGCTGCCCGATGATTGGGAGCCGGTCGAGCTGCCGCTGTTCCGCTCGACCAGGTTCGGCGACGATCAGGATCGCCCGATCCGCAAGTCGAACGGCGCCTGGACCTATTTCGGCGCGGACATGGCCTATCACTTCCAAAAGGCGCAATCGGCCGACCAGCTGATCGACATCTGGGGCGCCGACCATGCCGGCACCGTCAAGCGCATCGTCGCGGCGGTGACCGCGCTGACCGAGGGCAAGACCCGGTTCGACGTCAAGCTCGTCCAGATGGTCCGCCTGCTGCGCGCCGGCGAGCCGGTGAAGATGTCCAAGCGCTCGGGCAATTTCGTAACGCTTGCCGATGTGGTGAACGAGGTGGGCAAGGACGTGGTCCGCTTCACCATGCTGACCCGCAAGGCCGATGCCCAGATGGATTTCGACTTCGCCAAGGTGGTCGAGGCGTCGAAGGACAATCCGGTCTTCTACGTCCAATATGCCCATGCGCGCGTCGCATCGCTCCATCGCAAGGCCGCCGAGGCCGGGATGGACGTGTCGGGCGAGGCCGACCTGTCCCTGCTTGATACACGCGAACTGGCGCTGGTGAAGCTCGCCGCGCAGTTCCCGCGCGTGGTCGAGGGGGCGGCCGCGGCGCGCGAACCGCACCGGATCGCCTTTTATCTCTATGACTTGGCCGCCGAGTTCCACGCGCTGTGGAACATGGGCAATGACGATCCCGGGCGCCGCTTCCTGCTTGCAGACAATGTGCCGGTCACCCGCGCACGGCTTTTCCTGGCCGACGCGATCGGGCAGGTTATCCGCAACGGTCTCAAGATGATGGGCGTGGAGGCCGTTCAGGAGCTGAGCTGA
- the rarD gene encoding EamA family transporter RarD → MQHRAYLPRMARSDPPPAPQRLDRAGLIQGLGAYGIWGVLPLFFWLLQGVDAAEVVAGRVLWSLGLLVIVILAMRRGQAIVAALRNPRAMLLLTASAALISVNWLVYIWAIHNGHVLEGSLGYFLNPLVNVLLGVVLLREKLGRAQVIAVVLAGVGVAVLAIGAGQGIWISLTLAFSFGFYGLVRKVAPVGALEGLTLETAILAPFGLAYLFWLSSHGGLAFGQEALPTAALVASGVVTAVPLLLFAGAARRLPYSTLGLLQYLAPTMQFILAISFFGEQMTLAHALCFALIWTGLAIFGIDNFLTARRRRIA, encoded by the coding sequence GTGCAGCATCGCGCCTATCTCCCGCGCATGGCCCGGTCCGATCCGCCCCCAGCGCCGCAGCGCCTCGACCGTGCCGGGCTGATCCAGGGCTTGGGTGCCTATGGCATCTGGGGCGTGCTGCCGCTGTTCTTCTGGCTGTTGCAGGGCGTCGATGCGGCGGAGGTCGTGGCGGGGCGCGTGCTGTGGTCGCTGGGACTGCTCGTCATCGTCATCCTGGCGATGCGGCGCGGTCAGGCGATCGTCGCGGCGTTGCGGAACCCGCGCGCGATGCTGTTGCTGACCGCCAGCGCCGCGCTGATCTCGGTCAACTGGCTGGTCTACATCTGGGCGATCCATAACGGCCATGTGTTGGAGGGGAGCCTCGGTTACTTTCTCAACCCGCTGGTCAATGTGCTGCTGGGCGTCGTGCTGCTGCGCGAGAAGCTCGGGCGCGCGCAGGTGATCGCGGTAGTGCTCGCCGGGGTCGGTGTCGCGGTGTTAGCGATCGGCGCGGGGCAGGGGATCTGGATCAGCCTGACGCTCGCCTTTTCGTTCGGCTTTTACGGTCTGGTCCGCAAAGTCGCACCGGTCGGAGCGCTGGAAGGGCTGACGCTCGAAACCGCGATCCTCGCGCCGTTCGGCCTCGCTTATCTGTTCTGGCTGTCGAGCCATGGCGGACTCGCTTTCGGGCAGGAGGCGCTGCCGACCGCGGCGTTGGTCGCTTCGGGCGTGGTGACCGCCGTACCGCTGCTCCTGTTCGCGGGGGCGGCGCGGCGGCTGCCCTATTCGACGCTGGGGCTGCTCCAGTATCTCGCGCCGACGATGCAGTTCATCCTCGCCATCAGTTTTTTCGGCGAGCAGATGACTCTGGCACATGCGCTCTGCTTCGCGCTGATCTGGACCGGCCTTGCGATCTTCGGGATCGACAATTTCCTGACTGCGCGGCGGCGCCGTATCGCGTGA
- a CDS encoding TylF/MycF/NovP-related O-methyltransferase, whose translation MLLQLKKAVKAVVGHPSVEPVDLIPELTDADQAIIERVRPFTLTSPEKLWSLIQSVRYVSARQIPGDFVELGVWRGGSSMAAALALKEIGDHRRMWLYDTYEGMSEPTELDRKTRSGAPPAMEKWQQTRIGDGSDWCRAGIDDVTANMTSTGYPGEIRYVVGKAEETLEREVPETISVLRIDTDWHAPTKAAMDILYDRLSPGGILILDDYGSWEGARVAVDDYFRGKAPMLMHRLDRGGRLIMKV comes from the coding sequence ATGCTCTTACAACTGAAGAAAGCGGTCAAAGCTGTCGTCGGCCACCCGTCGGTCGAGCCCGTCGACCTCATTCCGGAGCTGACCGATGCGGACCAGGCGATTATCGAACGGGTGCGTCCGTTCACCCTGACATCGCCGGAGAAGCTATGGTCGCTGATTCAATCGGTCCGCTATGTGTCGGCACGGCAGATCCCGGGCGATTTCGTCGAACTCGGCGTCTGGCGCGGCGGATCGAGCATGGCCGCAGCCCTCGCGCTCAAGGAGATCGGCGATCATCGCCGGATGTGGCTGTACGACACCTATGAAGGCATGTCGGAGCCGACCGAACTTGACCGCAAGACGCGGAGCGGTGCCCCGCCCGCAATGGAAAAGTGGCAACAGACGCGAATCGGCGACGGCTCCGACTGGTGTCGTGCGGGCATCGATGACGTGACGGCCAACATGACCTCTACGGGGTATCCGGGCGAAATCCGCTATGTCGTCGGAAAAGCGGAGGAAACGCTGGAGCGAGAGGTACCAGAGACCATCTCCGTCCTCCGCATCGACACCGACTGGCACGCCCCAACCAAGGCGGCGATGGATATCCTCTATGATCGCCTGTCCCCGGGCGGGATTCTGATCCTTGACGATTATGGCAGTTGGGAAGGTGCGCGTGTCGCCGTCGACGATTATTTTCGCGGCAAGGCACCGATGCTGATGCACCGGCTCGATCGCGGCGGACGCCTGATCATGAAGGTATAA
- a CDS encoding DUF1501 domain-containing protein — MISRRNLVLTGAAGALSLGFAPRLAFAQAATDRRFVFIIQRGAADGLATVAPVGDPAFAAQRGVLAEEFGDAPKLDAMFALHPRLTNVAQLYAAKQALFVHAVASPYRDRSHFDAQNVLETGGNSAYQLKDGWLNRMLGMLPADERKGIAVAATIPMALRGRIEVASYAPSALPDASDDLLGRVATLYAEDPQLHAIWQQATATRTLTGDLVANNGRNAAATGALAARLLAAENGARIAMIETGGWDTHAGQRGRLGAQLNGLDQMVASIKEGLGPLWDKTLVLVATEFGRTVKVNGTQGTDHGTASVAWLLGGAVQGGRVVADWPGLGDAALYEGRDLKPTAGLDSVIGSAAAAHFGVDPARTMAAMFPGQKSARAMGGLVRA; from the coding sequence ATGATTTCACGCCGCAATCTCGTTCTGACCGGCGCCGCCGGGGCGCTGTCGCTGGGCTTTGCGCCGCGACTTGCGTTCGCGCAGGCGGCGACCGATCGCCGTTTCGTCTTCATCATCCAGCGCGGCGCGGCCGATGGACTCGCCACGGTCGCGCCGGTCGGCGACCCGGCCTTTGCCGCGCAGCGCGGCGTGCTGGCGGAGGAATTTGGCGACGCGCCAAAGCTCGACGCGATGTTCGCGCTGCATCCGCGCCTCACCAATGTGGCGCAGCTCTATGCCGCGAAACAGGCGTTGTTCGTCCATGCCGTCGCGTCGCCCTATCGCGACCGTTCGCATTTCGATGCGCAGAATGTGCTCGAGACCGGCGGGAACTCGGCCTATCAGCTCAAGGACGGGTGGCTGAACCGGATGCTCGGGATGCTCCCGGCCGACGAGCGCAAGGGCATCGCGGTCGCAGCGACCATTCCGATGGCGTTGCGCGGGCGGATCGAGGTGGCGTCCTATGCGCCCTCCGCGCTGCCCGACGCATCGGACGATCTGCTCGGCCGTGTTGCGACGCTCTATGCCGAGGATCCGCAGCTGCACGCGATCTGGCAACAGGCGACCGCCACGCGCACGCTGACGGGCGATCTCGTCGCGAACAATGGCCGCAACGCCGCCGCGACCGGCGCGCTCGCCGCGCGGCTGCTGGCTGCGGAGAATGGTGCGCGGATCGCGATGATCGAAACCGGCGGCTGGGATACCCATGCCGGCCAGCGCGGGCGGCTGGGCGCGCAGTTGAACGGACTCGACCAGATGGTCGCGTCGATCAAGGAGGGGCTGGGTCCGCTCTGGGACAAGACGCTGGTGCTGGTCGCGACCGAGTTCGGGCGGACGGTGAAGGTCAACGGAACGCAGGGGACCGACCATGGCACCGCGTCGGTCGCCTGGCTGCTGGGCGGCGCGGTGCAGGGCGGGCGGGTCGTTGCCGACTGGCCGGGCCTCGGCGATGCGGCGCTGTATGAAGGCCGCGACCTCAAGCCGACTGCGGGACTCGACAGCGTGATCGGCAGCGCGGCGGCGGCGCATTTCGGCGTCGACCCCGCGCGGACGATGGCGGCGATGTTCCCCGGGCAGAAAAGCGCGCGGGCGATGGGCGGGCTGGTGCGCGCCTAG
- a CDS encoding DUF1800 domain-containing protein: protein MSDVSIALNRFGMGGRAGQVPQGDPRRWLTAQFDRFDPRPAPIAALPGTKLIASQLATYLAEARMLGQRARREAGARRGRAMQGEDAMRMRAPADATGGAMAEEAGNDRDPAMQARRFARQQGRDHYTTAVGARAQAAVASDTPFVERLVHFWANHFAVSADKVTMIGLTGAFEFDAIRPHVLGSFRDMLHAVERHPAMLLYLDQAQSVGPNSPLGAAVARRQARRQIGLNENLAREILELHTLGVRTGYSQADVTEFARAMTGWSVAGLGRGPAARITGTDGEPGRFVFAPRIHEPGARTILGKRYEQQGERQAAAVLDDLAVHPATAKHIATKLARHFAGDEPSAPLVTRLEAAFLKSGGDLPTVYRALIDAPEAWVAQPVKFRTPWEWSISAMRALGTQEIPAQAVVGLMNQLGQPIWRSGSPAGYDDIAASWAGPDAVMRRVEAAERLAARTRETIDARARAATLFPDALSATTQQAIARAESPAQGVALMLVSPEFLRR from the coding sequence ATGTCCGACGTCAGTATCGCCCTCAACCGGTTCGGAATGGGCGGCCGCGCAGGGCAGGTGCCCCAGGGCGACCCGCGCCGCTGGCTGACCGCGCAGTTCGACCGGTTCGATCCGCGTCCTGCGCCGATCGCGGCGCTACCGGGTACGAAGCTGATCGCCAGCCAGCTTGCCACCTATCTCGCCGAGGCGCGGATGCTGGGGCAGCGGGCGCGGCGTGAGGCCGGAGCGCGCCGGGGCCGCGCGATGCAGGGCGAGGATGCGATGCGGATGCGCGCACCTGCCGATGCGACCGGCGGGGCGATGGCGGAAGAGGCCGGGAATGACCGCGATCCGGCGATGCAGGCGCGGCGCTTCGCCCGGCAACAGGGGCGCGATCATTATACGACCGCGGTCGGCGCACGCGCGCAGGCGGCGGTGGCGAGCGACACGCCGTTCGTCGAGCGGCTGGTGCATTTCTGGGCCAATCATTTCGCGGTGTCGGCGGACAAGGTGACGATGATCGGGCTGACCGGCGCGTTCGAGTTCGACGCGATCCGCCCCCATGTGCTGGGCAGCTTCCGCGACATGCTCCACGCGGTCGAGCGGCATCCGGCGATGCTGCTCTATCTCGATCAGGCGCAGTCGGTGGGGCCGAACAGCCCGCTGGGCGCGGCGGTCGCGCGGCGGCAGGCGCGACGCCAGATCGGCCTCAACGAAAATCTGGCGCGCGAAATTCTTGAGCTGCACACGCTGGGCGTGCGGACTGGATACAGCCAAGCCGATGTAACCGAATTCGCGCGGGCGATGACCGGTTGGAGCGTCGCCGGGCTGGGACGTGGTCCGGCCGCGCGGATCACCGGCACCGATGGCGAGCCGGGGCGCTTCGTCTTTGCGCCGCGCATCCATGAACCTGGCGCGCGCACGATCCTGGGCAAGCGTTACGAGCAGCAAGGCGAGCGGCAGGCAGCGGCGGTGCTCGACGACCTGGCGGTGCACCCGGCGACGGCGAAGCATATCGCCACCAAGCTGGCGCGGCATTTCGCCGGGGACGAACCGTCCGCGCCGCTCGTGACCAGGCTGGAAGCGGCGTTCCTGAAATCGGGCGGCGACCTGCCGACCGTCTATCGCGCGCTGATCGATGCGCCCGAGGCCTGGGTCGCGCAGCCGGTGAAGTTTCGCACGCCATGGGAATGGTCGATCTCGGCAATGCGGGCGCTGGGCACGCAGGAAATTCCTGCGCAGGCGGTGGTGGGACTGATGAACCAGCTCGGCCAGCCCATCTGGCGGTCGGGATCGCCCGCCGGCTATGACGATATCGCCGCCAGCTGGGCCGGACCGGACGCAGTGATGCGGCGGGTGGAAGCGGCGGAGCGCCTTGCCGCGCGCACCCGCGAGACGATCGATGCGCGTGCCCGCGCTGCCACACTGTTTCCCGATGCGCTCAGCGCGACGACACAACAGGCCATTGCCCGGGCCGAAAGTCCGGCGCAGGGTGTCGCGCTGATGCTCGTCTCGCCCGAATTTCTGCGGAGATAA
- a CDS encoding deoxyguanosinetriphosphate triphosphohydrolase, which produces MTALAPYASDPSRSRGRQHDEGRGTTRGPRDAFQRDRDRIVHSISFRRLRHKTQVFMAPDGDHFRVRLTHSLEVAQIGRTVARTLALNEDLTEALCLAHDIGHPPFGHAGERALEEALSGQGGFDHNGNTLRALMVVDCPYPGWDGLNLSWETLEGLAKHNGPVTAPGWALAAADAAFPLDLTQHSSLEAQVAAIADDIAYDNHDIDDGLRAGLLTLEQLLEVPLVARGWDAVRARWPDASPKRLMRELVRNQIGVMVNDLIGETQRRIAAAGIETAQDVREAGQALCGFSDAMREEERALKRFMYANLYHHPHQLAAAETAQGVVAGLYAAYAADPALMPEAWRASLPGEEPWRSRHIADFIAGMTDRYAIARYCEAVGPIDLPEGF; this is translated from the coding sequence GTGACCGCCCTCGCACCCTATGCCAGCGATCCGTCGCGCAGCCGCGGCCGCCAGCATGACGAGGGGCGCGGCACCACGCGCGGCCCGCGCGACGCGTTCCAGCGCGACCGCGACCGCATCGTCCATTCGATCAGCTTTCGCCGCCTGCGCCATAAGACGCAGGTGTTCATGGCCCCCGATGGCGATCATTTCCGCGTCCGGCTGACCCACAGCCTGGAGGTGGCGCAGATCGGGCGGACGGTGGCGCGCACGCTGGCACTCAACGAGGACCTGACCGAGGCATTGTGCCTGGCGCATGATATCGGCCACCCGCCCTTCGGCCATGCCGGGGAGCGGGCGCTGGAAGAGGCGCTGAGCGGGCAGGGCGGGTTCGACCATAATGGCAACACGCTGCGTGCGCTGATGGTCGTGGATTGCCCCTATCCCGGCTGGGACGGGCTGAACCTGAGCTGGGAGACGCTGGAGGGGCTGGCCAAGCATAACGGCCCGGTGACCGCTCCCGGCTGGGCGCTGGCGGCGGCGGATGCCGCATTTCCGCTCGACCTGACGCAGCATAGCTCGCTGGAGGCGCAGGTCGCGGCGATCGCCGACGACATCGCTTATGACAATCACGATATCGACGACGGGCTGCGCGCGGGGCTGCTGACGCTGGAACAGTTGCTGGAGGTGCCGCTGGTCGCGCGCGGATGGGATGCGGTGCGCGCGCGCTGGCCCGATGCGTCGCCCAAGCGACTGATGCGCGAACTGGTCCGCAACCAGATCGGGGTGATGGTCAACGACCTGATCGGCGAAACGCAGCGGCGGATTGCAGCGGCGGGGATCGAGACGGCGCAGGATGTGCGCGAGGCGGGGCAGGCGCTGTGCGGCTTTTCCGATGCGATGCGCGAGGAGGAGCGCGCGCTCAAGCGCTTCATGTACGCCAATCTCTATCACCATCCCCATCAGCTGGCGGCGGCGGAGACGGCGCAGGGCGTCGTCGCGGGCCTCTATGCAGCCTATGCCGCCGATCCGGCGCTCATGCCCGAGGCGTGGCGTGCGTCGCTGCCCGGCGAGGAGCCCTGGCGCAGCCGACACATCGCCGATTTCATCGCCGGGATGACCGACCGCTACGCCATCGCCCGCTATTGCGAGGCGGTGGGGCCGATCGATCTGCCCGAGGGGTTTTAG